Proteins encoded together in one Hevea brasiliensis isolate MT/VB/25A 57/8 chromosome 16, ASM3005281v1, whole genome shotgun sequence window:
- the LOC110637039 gene encoding protein phosphatase 2C 51-like, giving the protein MSECGGETHLKRSNYNFRRRGLDTNKMKYICSVDGLFLDDGGEYTKNKKRGPTEVTFSEDADFRGKEPKIHDANSNEAKLSQKSAYSDCFKGKKVVKPVGIIRAGCEGDGDGSTTCVSHGSISVIGRRRAMEDALTIAPGVAVGEFDSYDFFAVCDGHGGARVANACRDRMHQLVAKEVEKGRSVSKKGLDYWEKVMGTCFKKMDDEVSGGGSGGEELSERTVGSTAAVVLVGREELVVPNCGDSRVVMCRGGVAVALSSDHKPDRPDERGRVEAAGGRVIYWNGSRVLGVLGTSRAIGDQYLKPYVTSEPKVTVSEHTESDDFIVIGTDGLWDVVSRKFACEILKKYFDGRIKNRRFVDKFAGGGAREAAAMLAELAMARGSEDMLSQNNATSKIL; this is encoded by the exons ATGTCTGAGTGTGGCGGCGAAACCCATCTTAAGAGATCCAATTACAATTTTCGACGGAGAGGACTGGACACAAACAAAATGAAGTATATTTGCTCTGTCGATGGTCTTTTTCTTGATGATGGTGGAGAGTATACAAAGAACAAGAAGAGAGGCCCCACAGAAGTAAccttcagcgaggacgctgattTTCGTGGAAAAGAACCCAAGATTCATGATGCTAACTCTAATGAAGCAAAATTATCTCAGAAGTCGGCATATTCTGATTGCTTTAAGGGAAAGAAAGTGGTGAAACCCGTCGGAATAATAAGGGCTGGCTGTGAGGGAGATGGTGATGGAAGTACGACTTGTGTGTCGCATGGCTCGATTTCGGTGATTGGACGGCGGAGGGCGATGGAAGATGCGCTGACAATTGCCCCAGGAGTTGCCGTAGGTGAATTTGATAGTTACGACTTCTTTGCGGTTTGCGACGGACACGGTGGAGCCAGGGTGGCGAACGCATGCAGAGATAGGATGCACCAGCTGGTGGCAAAAGAGGTGGAGAAAGGTAGATCGGTTAGCAAGAAGGGATTAGATTACTGGGAGAAGGTGATGGGAACGTGTTTTAAGAAGATGGATGATGAGGTGAGTGGAGGAGGAAGTGGTGGGGAGGAGTTATCAGAGAGGACAGTAGGTTCCACAGCGGCAGTGGTTCTGGTGGGGAGGGAGGAGTTGGTGGTGCCAAACTGTGGGGATTCTAGGGTGGTGATGTGTC GTGGAGGAGTAGCTGTGGCCTTGTCCAGTGATCATAAG CCTGACAGGCCCGATGAACGGGGGAGGGTAGAAGCCGCCGGTGGTCGGGTCATATACTGGAATGGTAGCCGCGTCCTGGGTGTACTCGGCACTTCAAGAGCAATAG GGGATCAGTATTTAAAACCTTACGTGACCTCAGAACCAAAGGTTACAGTCAGCGAGCACACCGAATCAGATGATTTCATTGTGATAGGAACGGATGGTTTATGGGATGTTGTTTCCAGGAAGTTTGCTTGTGAAATTCTCAAGAAGTACTTTGATGGTCGGATAAAGAACAGAAGATTTGTGGACAAATTTGCTGGAGGAGGTGCTAGAGAGGCAGCGGCTATGTTagccgaattggcaatggctcggGGGAGTGAAgatatgttgtcccaaaaca atgcaacttcaaaaatACTTTAg
- the LOC110637049 gene encoding LRR receptor-like serine/threonine-protein kinase GHR1, with product METETRLVRICIEAACETRESVEKWRRQRRTLERIPSPLADAMLRRLLHRRLLFPSLLEVFKQSVEVVDLRGENAVDAEWLAYLGAFRYLRSLNLADCRKINGSALWALTGMTSLRELDLSRCAKVADAGIKHLLSISTLEILRISETGLTADGVTLLSLLRNLSVLDLGGLPVTDTALSSLQVLKKLEYLDLWGSNISNKGSTVLQLFPKLSFLNLAWTSVTRLPNLSSLECLNLSNCVIESVFEGDGNKAPLTKLIYSGATFANEADVFLHIEPSFLSFLDVSNSSLQGFYFLPCMKMLEHLDLSSSMMGDDSVEFIACIGANLRNLNLSKTRVTTAGVSILAQHVPKLESLSLSHAPVDDLAITYIGTIPSLKVVDLSNTNITGFIQQVGEETNYIPSLTALQRLNCLQSLNLEHTQVMDVALDPVSSFQELSHLSLKSASLTDAALYNMSPLSKLTNLAICDAVLTNSALDLFRPPVSLKMLDLRGCWLLNKEAISSFCKKHPLVEVRHELLGVSPSDQGSCDRSSPSQIFLKPSQMHRKQGKMPMSEYFIDQRLKYNREELLSLRYQSLSHGSAPDRGLVMPKMQPDEKDKLPLG from the exons ATGGAAACGGAGACCCGATTGGTGCGAATTTGCATCGAAGCAGCGTGTGAAACCAGAGAATCTGTGGAGAAATGGAGGAGGCAACGACGGACTCTCGAGCGCATCCCTTCGCCTCTTGCTGACGCTATGCTTCGCCGCCTCCTCCATCGCCGCCTTCTTTTCCCTTCTTTGCTCGA AGTTTTCAAACAAAGCGTAGAGGTGGTTGATCTGAGAGGTGAAAACGCTGTGGATGCAGAGTGGTTAGCATATTTGGGAGCGTTTCGTTACTTGCGCTCCTTGAATCTTGCCGATTGCCGTAAAATTAATGGCTCGGCGCTTTGGGCTTTAACTG GGATGACTAGTTTGAGGGAATTGGACCTATCCAGATGTGCTAAGGTTGCTGATGCTGGCATTAAGCATCTTCTATCAATTTCGACATTGGAAATACTCCGTATCTCAGAAACAGGTCTAACGGCAGATGGGGTTACACTTCTATCCTTGCTTAGAAACTTATCTGTCTTGGACTTGGGTGGCTTGCCTGTCACTGATACAGCACTGAGTTCTCTCCAG GTGCTGAAAAAGCTAGAGTACCTTGACCTCTGGGGAAGTAACATTTCTAACAAAGGGTCCACTGTTCTCCAACTGTTTCCCAAGCTGAGCTTTCTTAATCTAGCCTGGACTAGTGTTACCAGGTTGCCAAATTTGTCATCTCTTGAATGCTTAAACTTGAGCAACTGTGTGATTGAGTCTGTATTTGAAGGTGATGGTAATAAAGCTCCTTTAACTAAACTTATATACTCAGGAGCAACATTTGCAAATGAAGCTGATGTGTTTTTACATATAGAACCTAGTTTTCTATCTTTCTTGGATGTATCCAATTCATCCCTTCAGGGATTCTATTTCTTACCTTGCATGAAAATGCTGGAACACTTGGATCTTAGCTCTAGCATGATGGGAGATGATTCAGTTGAATTCATTGCATGTATTGGAGCCAATTTAAGAAATTTAAATCTCAGCAAAACAAGAGTTACCACTGCTGGAGTATCAATATTAGCTCAACATGTCCCCAAGCTTGAATCTTTATCACTATCTCATGCTCCAGTTGATGATTTGGCCATCACATATATTGGCACAATACCTTCACTCAAGGTTGTTGACTTGAGCAATACAAACATTACAG GTTTCATTCAACAGGTAGGGGAAGAGACAAATTATATTCCTTCTCTGACGGCTTTGCAGAGACTCAATTGTTTGCAGAGTTTGAATCTGGAGCATACCCAAGTCATGGATGTGGCCCTAGACCCTGTATCAAGTTTTCAAGAGTTGAGCCACTTATCTCTTAAAAGTGCTTCCCTTACAGATGCAGCACTTTACAATATGTCGCCTCTGTCGAAGTTGACAAATCTTGCCATTTGTGATGCTGTGTTGACCAATTCTGCGCTAGATTTATTCAGACCCCCAGTATCTCTGAAAATGTTAGACCTGAGAGGTTGTTGGCTCTTGAATAAGGAAGCCATCTCATCATTCTGTAAGAAACATCCCCTTGTTGAAGTGAGGCATGAACTCCTTGGTGTGTCTCCATCAGACCAAGGTAGCTGCGACCGTTCTTCCCCATCACAAATTTTTTTGAAACCTTCACAGATGCACCGAAAGCAGGGAAAGATGCCCATGTCTGAGTATTTTATAG ATCAAAGACTGAAGTATAACAGAGAGGAGTTACTTTCATTACGATATCAATCTTTATCACATGGTTCTGCTCCTGACAGAGGTCTTGTGATGCCTAAGATGCAGCCTGATGAAAAGGATAAATTGCCGCTGGGCTAG
- the LOC110637040 gene encoding long chain acyl-CoA synthetase 4: MAQRNYLIEVEKAKEAKDGRPSVGPVYRSVFAKDGFPPPIPGMDSCWDVFRISVEKYPNNPMLGLRETVNGMAGKYAWQTYKQVYDLVIKVGNSIRSCGVEPGGKCGIYGANCPEWIMSMEACNAHGLFCVPLYDTLGAGAVEYIICHAEVSIAFVEEKKIAELLKTFPNSTQYMKTIVSFGKVAPEQREEIEKFGLAVYSWEEFLKLGEDKQYDLPVKKKSDICTIMYTSGTTGDPKGVLISNDSIVTIIAGVKRLLESVNEQLTTKDLYLSYLPLAHIFDRVIEELFISHGASIGFWRGDVKLLIEDIGELKPTIFCAVPRVLDRIYSGLTQKIALGGFLKQTLFNIAYSYKLNSMKKGHSHDKASPLCDKIVFDKVKQGLGGNVRLILSGAAPLAIHVEAFLRVVSCAHVLQGYGLTETCAGTFVSLPNEMPMLGTVGPPVPNVDVCLESVPEMNYDALSSTPRGEICVRGNTVFSGYYKREDLTKEVLIDGWFHTGDIGEWQPDGSLKIIDRKKNIFKLSQGEYVAVENLENIYGLASGIDSIWVYGNSFESFLVAVVNPNKQALENWAQENGMGGDFKSLCENLKAKEFILGELTKTGKEKKLKGFEFVKAVHLDPEPFDIERDLLTPTYKKKRPQLLKYYQDVIDKMYKSASKPNA, encoded by the exons ATGGCGCAGAGGAATTATCTAATAGAGGTCGAGAAAGCCAAGGAGGCCAAGGATGGAAGGCCTTCTGTTGGTCCTGTCTATCGCAGTGTCTTCGCTAAGGATGGATTTCCTCCTCCGATTCCTGGAATGGATAGTTGCTGGGATGTTTTTCG CATAAGCGTGGAGAAATATCCTAACAATCCCATGCTTGGTCTCCGAGAGACTGTGAATGGGATG GCTGGTAAATACGCGTGGCAAACTTACAAACAAGTATACGACTTGGTGatcaaagttggtaattcaattCGGAGCTGTGGTGTTGAGCCG GGAGGGAAATGTGGTATTTATGGTGCCAATTGCCCGGAGTGGATAATGAGCATGGAG GCCTGCAATGCTCATGGGCTTTTTTGTGTTCCCTTATATGACACTTTAG GAGCTGGTGCTGTGGAATATATCATATGCCATGCAGAGGTCTCAATTGCATttgtagaagaaaaaaaaattgctgaG CTGTTGAAAACATTTCCAAACTCAACACAGTACATGAAAA CAATTGTGAGCTTTGGCAAGGTTGCACCTGAACAAAGAGAAGAGATCGAGAAGTTTGGTTTAGCAGTATATTCTTGGGAGGAATTTTTAAAACTG GGTGAAGATAAACAATATGATCTCCCAGTGAAAAAGAAAAGTGATATCTGTACAATAATGTATACCAGTGGGACAACTGGTGATCCGAAGGGAGTATTGATTTCAAATGATAGTATTGTTACTATTATAGCTGGGGTGAAAAGGCTGCTTGAGAGTGTAAATGAACAG TTGactacaaaggatttatatctttCATACCTTCCTCTTGCTCATATCTTTGATCGAGTGATTGAAGAGCTATTTATTTCACATGGTGCCTCTATAGGGTTCTGGAGAGGG GATGTCAAATTATTAATTGAAGACATTGGGGAGCTCAAACCAACTATTTTCTGTGCTGTGCCCCGTGTATTAGATAGAATATATTCAG GTTTGACCCAGAAGATTGCTTTAGGGGGCTTCTTAAAACAGACGTTGTTCAATATAGCATACTCATA CAAATTAAATTCTATGAAGAAGGGGCATTCACATGACAAGGCATCTCCACTTTGTGACAAAATCGTCTTTGATAAG GTAAAACAAGGCTTGGGAGGAAATGTAAGGCTTATTCTATCTGGAGCAGCACCTCTTGCTATCCATGTAGAAGCTTTCCTGCGGGTGGTCTCATGTGCTCATGTTTTGCAAGGATATG GTCTTACAGAAACCTGTGCGGGCACATTTGTCTCGCTGCCAAATGAAATGCCAATGCTTGGTACGGTGGGCCCTCCTGTGCCAAACGTGGATGTTTGTCTAGAATCTGTCCCCGAAATGAATTATGATGCTCTTTCAAGCACACCACGTGGTGAAATTTGTGTAAGGGGGAATACCGTGTTTTCGGGTTACTACAAACGAGAAGACCTCACCAAGGAGGTCCTGATTGATGGGTGGTTCCACACAG GAGATATTGGTGAATGGCAACCAGATGGGAGCTTGAAAATTATTGACCGCAAGAAAAACATATTTAAACTTTCACAAGGAGAATATGTTGCAGTTGAAAACTTGGAGAATATTTATGGTCTTGCTTCTGGTATTGATTCG ATATGGGTTTATGGGAATAGCTTTGAAtcattccttgttgctgttgttaaCCCCAATAAGCAAGCTCTAGAAAATTGGGCACAAGAGAATGGCATGGGAGGGGACTTCAAATCCCTTTGTGAAAATCTGAAGGCAAAAGAATTCATACTTGGGGAGCTTACTAAGACTGGAAAAGAGAAAAAG CTGAAAGGTTTTGAATTTGTAAAAGCTGTTCACCTCGATCCTGAGCCTTTTGACATAGAACGCGACCTCCTCACGCCAACATATAAGAAAAAGAGGCCCCAGTTGCTTAAATACTATCAG GATGTTATTGACAAGATGTACAAAAGCGCAAGCAAACCCAATGCCTGA